The following coding sequences are from one Patagioenas fasciata isolate bPatFas1 chromosome 23, bPatFas1.hap1, whole genome shotgun sequence window:
- the LOC136111108 gene encoding SUN domain-containing protein 1-like isoform X1 — MSQNSISAEVGTAGYKNQGSLCAFVTLDLEGTEIAEFLAHSGASKMLVTCTSAGTKRQMEMVERLNGKMKTLKATMLMLLLGLFSFGVYRVGQLGTLKLWSTSAELGDLSETLPLPIQLLKLQEQLYHLLWSAKDVAERALQEGVKQAKVPGFTGRAVQEIINRALEKLEEMQVPMPDYALKSAGATIVRSRTSPSFRTANSKVFLYSLPLMDYMRSPELILEPENHPGNCWPFPGSQGHVFIKLSVSVIPRAVTMDHVSGTEFHGESISGAPKDFAVYGFKEEHEEHGTFLGQFTFQAALNPSQTFQLKVWGQRGRRTVAEEEKWGWIGRGFSAKGLQAALSLSVCHTGLFPGLTSWWRMPGLPVFSFILGAPQLKLASA, encoded by the exons CACTCTGGAGCGAGCAAGATGCTTGTTACCTGCACCTCAGCAGGTACCAAGAGACAGATGGAGATGGTTGAACGTCTGAACGG GAAGATGAAGACGCTGAAAGCAACAATGCTGATGCTGCTTCTTGGTCTGTTCTCTTTTG gtgtttaccgTGTGGGACAACTTGGCACCTTAAAGCTCTGGAGCACTTCAGCAGAGTTAGGAGACCTGAGCGAAACCCTGCCCCTGCCCATCCAGCTGCttaagctccaggaacagctaTATCATCTGCTCTGGAGTGCAAAGGATGTTGCTGAGCGGGCTCTCCAGGAAGGCGTGAAGCAGGCAAAGGtcccaggctttaccggacgG gctgttcaggagatcatcaatCGAGCCCTGGAGAAACTGGAAGAAATGCAGGTCCCGATGCCTGATTACgccctgaaatcagcag GGGCTACCATCGTTCGTTCAAGGACTTCTCCTTCCTTCCGGACTGCGAATTCCAAAGTCTTCTTGTATTCTCTGCCGCtgatggattacatgaggtcCCCTGAGCTTATTCTGGAG CCAGAAAACCATCCTGgaaactgctggcccttcccaggaaGTCAGGGACACGTCTTCATCAAACTGTCCGTGTCGGTCATTCCCAGAGCAGtcaccatggaccatgtctcTGGGACAGAGTTCCATGGAGAAAGTATCTCCGGAGCTCCAAAGGACTTTGCTGTCTAC ggcttcaaggaagaacacgAGGAGCACGGAAcattcctgggacagttcactttccagGCGGCGCTGAACCCCAGTCAGACTTTCCAGCTGAAGgtatggggacaaagagggaggagaactgtagCAGAGGAGGAGAAATGGGGCTGGATTGGGAGAGGCTTCTCTGCCAAAGGGctacaggcagccctgtccttgagtgTGTGCCACACTGGCCTTTTTCCTGGTTTAACTTCTTGGTGGCGGATGCCTGGACTGCCagtcttctctttcattttgggtgcaccacagttgaagctggcatcagcttga
- the LOC136111108 gene encoding SUN domain-containing protein 3-like isoform X3 — translation MCSVLKNKRPCSIFQTSVTANQLRTSCLRKMKTLKATMLMLLLGLFSFGVYRVGQLGTLKLWSTSAELGDLSETLPLPIQLLKLQEQLYHLLWSAKDVAERALQEGVKQAKVPGFTGRAVQEIINRALEKLEEMQVPMPDYALKSAGATIVRSRTSPSFRTANSKVFLYSLPLMDYMRSPELILEPENHPGNCWPFPGSQGHVFIKLSVSVIPRAVTMDHVSGTEFHGESISGAPKDFAVYGFKEEHEEHGTFLGQFTFQAALNPSQTFQLKVWGQRGRRTVAEEEKWGWIGRGFSAKGLQAALSLSVCHTGLFPGLTSWWRMPGLPVFSFILGAPQLKLASA, via the exons GAAGATGAAGACGCTGAAAGCAACAATGCTGATGCTGCTTCTTGGTCTGTTCTCTTTTG gtgtttaccgTGTGGGACAACTTGGCACCTTAAAGCTCTGGAGCACTTCAGCAGAGTTAGGAGACCTGAGCGAAACCCTGCCCCTGCCCATCCAGCTGCttaagctccaggaacagctaTATCATCTGCTCTGGAGTGCAAAGGATGTTGCTGAGCGGGCTCTCCAGGAAGGCGTGAAGCAGGCAAAGGtcccaggctttaccggacgG gctgttcaggagatcatcaatCGAGCCCTGGAGAAACTGGAAGAAATGCAGGTCCCGATGCCTGATTACgccctgaaatcagcag GGGCTACCATCGTTCGTTCAAGGACTTCTCCTTCCTTCCGGACTGCGAATTCCAAAGTCTTCTTGTATTCTCTGCCGCtgatggattacatgaggtcCCCTGAGCTTATTCTGGAG CCAGAAAACCATCCTGgaaactgctggcccttcccaggaaGTCAGGGACACGTCTTCATCAAACTGTCCGTGTCGGTCATTCCCAGAGCAGtcaccatggaccatgtctcTGGGACAGAGTTCCATGGAGAAAGTATCTCCGGAGCTCCAAAGGACTTTGCTGTCTAC ggcttcaaggaagaacacgAGGAGCACGGAAcattcctgggacagttcactttccagGCGGCGCTGAACCCCAGTCAGACTTTCCAGCTGAAGgtatggggacaaagagggaggagaactgtagCAGAGGAGGAGAAATGGGGCTGGATTGGGAGAGGCTTCTCTGCCAAAGGGctacaggcagccctgtccttgagtgTGTGCCACACTGGCCTTTTTCCTGGTTTAACTTCTTGGTGGCGGATGCCTGGACTGCCagtcttctctttcattttgggtgcaccacagttgaagctggcatcagcttga